A region of the candidate division WWE3 bacterium genome:
CACTCAAAGGATAGGGCGTGTAACCGGTCAAATAAAGCTTAGTGACAGCTGTGGCGTCTGCCAGTCTAAAAAGCGAACCAACGTTATAGCAACTGCGAACGTTGTCGGCGAGGAGATAAATCTTCATGATTTGGCAGACCAACGACTAAAAACACCGGTAGAAATTAGACGGCCGGTTGAAGTCTCTTTTAGTCCTAACTCGCCGTATTCGGTTTGTCCTTGGAGATTCTTAGTGATCTCGTCTAAAGCATTTTTTAGGCTAACAGCCGGCATGCCGGCGGCGTAAGAGTTGACGATTATAAATAATTGTTTATCGGAAAGTAATTTTGCTGATTCTTTTAGAAGTTCTGGAAAATCAGTGGCAAATTTCCAAGTGCGGCCTTTAGGATCATGGCCAAAAGCCGGTGGATCCATAATAATCCCATCGTACTTTACGCCTCGTATAACTTCGCGACTGACGAACTTTAAAGCGTCATCGAGAATAAGTCGGATTGGGGCGTTTGGTAAGTTCGATAAGATTTCGTTCTCCTTTAACCAGGTCAACGCTGGTTTAGAAGCATCAACGTGAGTAACTTCGGCTCCCAGTGAAGCGGAGACAAGACTCGCCCCACCGGTATAACCAAAAAGATTAAGGATCTTAGCGCCGGACTTTTTGGTCGACAAGCACTTAGCAATAAATTCCCAATTAACCGCTTGTTCCGGAAAAATTCCTAAATGCTTAAATGGTGTGGGTTTAAGCGCAAAATTTAAATTCTGATAGGTTAACGTCCAATTATTTAGGTTAGAATTGAGTTTCCAGACGCGAGAGGTTTCGTCAAAATGAGCATCGACGTGCTCCCAAAGGCTTAAAGATGATTTAGACCAGATCACGGTTGGGTCTGGTCGTGACACAATGAAGCGACCGAAGCGTTCTAAACGATAGCCATCACCAGAGTCCAGTAGTTCATAATCTTTCCAAGTTGTGGGGCATAGCAATTCCATGTGACTATCATATCAAACTGTGCTAGTTTAGAGCCATGACTATTCTCCAAACCATCATCATGGCGATTACCGAAGGCCTCACCGAATTTCTGCCGATCTCTTCGACAGGACATATGATTCTTATTTCAGATCTTCTTAAAATTCAACAAACCGCTTTTGTTAAAGACTTTGAAATTTTTATACAATTAGGCGCGATTTTAGCCGTCGTTGTCTTATACCTGCCTAAATTTATAAAACCATCTAAAGACTGGGTCAAAATAATTGTCGGTTTTATTCCGACCGCCGTGATCGGGTTAATTTTATATAAAATCGTCAAAACGTATTTGCTGGGCAACACATTGATCGTCGCCGTAGCTTTGTTACTTGGTGGTATTGCTTTATTAGTCCTTGAGTGGTGGTTTAAGTCTCGTCAACCGGTAATTAATAGTATTGACGAAGTTAATTATCAAAAATCGGCAACTTTAGGCCTATTTCAAGCTATCTCCATTATTCCTGGCGTTTCCAGATCTGCGGCCACGATTAGCGGAGGAATGATTTTAGGGATGACCCGAAAATTAGCCGTTGAGTTCTCGTTTCTGCTGGCGGTGCCGACAATGATCGCCGCCTCCGGTCTTGACCTGGTTAAATCAGGCTGGCATTTTAGTGGTCGTGAATATTTGTTATTAGGGATAGGGTTTGTGGTTGCTTTTTTGACCGCAATGATCGCCGTCAAAGCTTTCGTAAAGTACGTCGAGAGTCATTCGTTCGTTACATTCGCTATTTACAGAATCGTGTTGGGAGTGGTTGTTTTGTTGTTAGTTCGTTGAAATAGTTACCGTATTAATAATAACGTCCGTCAGAGGCTTGGACTGTGCGCCGTCTGCTCCCATTGTAGTCGGAGTTGCCGCGATTTTACTCAACACATCTTGCCCAGTCGACAAAACCCCAAAAATAGTGTAATTTTTAGGAAGAGGTACGTCTTTCGTCATAATAAAAAACTGACTACCGTTGGTATTTGGGCCGCTGTTGGCCATCGCTAAGGTGCCAACGACATATTCGCGAGTAACTT
Encoded here:
- a CDS encoding undecaprenyl-diphosphate phosphatase, whose product is MTILQTIIMAITEGLTEFLPISSTGHMILISDLLKIQQTAFVKDFEIFIQLGAILAVVVLYLPKFIKPSKDWVKIIVGFIPTAVIGLILYKIVKTYLLGNTLIVAVALLLGGIALLVLEWWFKSRQPVINSIDEVNYQKSATLGLFQAISIIPGVSRSAATISGGMILGMTRKLAVEFSFLLAVPTMIAASGLDLVKSGWHFSGREYLLLGIGFVVAFLTAMIAVKAFVKYVESHSFVTFAIYRIVLGVVVLLLVR
- a CDS encoding class I SAM-dependent methyltransferase encodes the protein MELLCPTTWKDYELLDSGDGYRLERFGRFIVSRPDPTVIWSKSSLSLWEHVDAHFDETSRVWKLNSNLNNWTLTYQNLNFALKPTPFKHLGIFPEQAVNWEFIAKCLSTKKSGAKILNLFGYTGGASLVSASLGAEVTHVDASKPALTWLKENEILSNLPNAPIRLILDDALKFVSREVIRGVKYDGIIMDPPAFGHDPKGRTWKFATDFPELLKESAKLLSDKQLFIIVNSYAAGMPAVSLKNALDEITKNLQGQTEYGELGLKETSTGRLISTGVFSRWSAKS
- a CDS encoding peptidylprolyl isomerase, with protein sequence MIIDATKKYTATMSTAFGDMTFDLFASEDPLTVNNFVFLSSNNFYNGLKFHRIIADFMIQGGDPVGNGTGGPGYKFADEKVTREYVVGTLAMANSGPNTNGSQFFIMTKDVPLPKNYTIFGVLSTGQDVLSKIAATPTTMGADGAQSKPLTDVIINTVTISTN